The Deinococcus carri genome contains a region encoding:
- the pyrF gene encoding orotidine-5'-phosphate decarboxylase produces the protein MPFAAAVTDRTRRLQTRLCVGLDPRASAYRDLAHLRTHTLDVLEATSPYAACVKPQLAFFEALGLPGFTLLEEVCAAARTLGLPVILDGKRGDIGSTAEAYARGWLTGTHAGDALTVNPFLGFGTLTPFVEAARANGGGLFVLVKTSNPDQADLQGQGVSERVAVEVARLNAEEEGQDQANTYASVGAVVGATHPQDLATFRALMPRALLLLPGLGAQGATAAELAPAFHAGGAGALASASRAVQYADGLDVAASREAARRLRDELNAVMP, from the coding sequence ATGCCGTTTGCCGCTGCCGTCACCGACCGCACCCGCCGCCTCCAGACCCGGCTGTGTGTGGGCCTGGACCCCCGCGCCAGCGCCTACCGCGACCTCGCGCACCTGCGCACGCACACGCTGGACGTGCTGGAGGCGACCTCCCCTTACGCGGCCTGCGTCAAGCCGCAACTGGCCTTTTTCGAGGCGCTGGGCTTACCGGGGTTCACGCTGCTGGAGGAGGTCTGCGCCGCCGCTCGCACGCTGGGCCTGCCGGTCATTCTGGACGGCAAGCGCGGCGATATCGGCAGCACGGCGGAAGCCTACGCGCGGGGCTGGCTGACGGGAACGCACGCGGGGGACGCGCTGACGGTGAATCCCTTCCTGGGGTTCGGGACCCTCACGCCCTTCGTGGAGGCGGCGCGGGCGAATGGCGGCGGCCTCTTCGTCCTCGTGAAGACCAGCAATCCAGACCAGGCGGACCTCCAGGGCCAGGGGGTCAGCGAGCGCGTGGCGGTGGAGGTGGCCCGCCTGAACGCCGAGGAGGAGGGCCAGGACCAGGCCAACACCTACGCCAGTGTCGGCGCAGTGGTGGGCGCGACCCACCCGCAGGACCTCGCCACCTTCCGCGCGCTGATGCCGCGGGCGCTGCTGCTGCTGCCGGGGCTGGGGGCACAGGGGGCGACGGCGGCGGAACTCGCCCCGGCTTTCCATGCGGGCGGCGCGGGTGCCCTCGCCAGCGCCAGCCGCGCCGTGCAGTACGCGGACGGGCTGGACGTGGCGGCGAGCCGGGAGGCGGCGCGGCGGCTCAGGGACGAGTTGAATGCGGTGATGCCCTGA
- a CDS encoding MarR family transcriptional regulator produces MQAPDTAQAQVLAGRINQLIIDLWVATERDAPRYDYDQFALTGQQHVVLGQIVRNPRITPKELADSLGVSKGAISQHLTRLEQEDYFIREKSPHDKRVSLFQLRPRGLEYQRVLRQYEQYLADAYLKQLSLADLQEIVGSLEKLGSVFQIPANS; encoded by the coding sequence ATGCAAGCTCCCGACACAGCGCAGGCGCAGGTTCTGGCCGGACGCATCAACCAGCTCATCATTGACCTGTGGGTCGCCACTGAGCGGGACGCGCCGCGCTACGACTACGACCAGTTCGCGCTGACAGGCCAGCAGCACGTCGTCCTGGGGCAGATTGTGCGGAACCCCAGGATCACGCCCAAGGAACTGGCCGACAGCCTGGGTGTGTCCAAGGGAGCCATCAGCCAGCACCTCACGCGGCTGGAGCAGGAAGATTACTTTATTCGCGAGAAGAGTCCCCACGATAAGCGGGTTTCCCTCTTTCAACTCCGGCCACGGGGGCTGGAGTACCAGCGGGTGCTCCGGCAGTACGAACAGTACCTCGCGGATGCCTACCTCAAGCAGCTCTCGCTGGCCGATTTGCAGGAAATCGTTGGCTCGCTGGAAAAACTGGGCAGCGTGTTTCAGATCCCCGCAAACAGTTGA
- a CDS encoding transporter suffix domain-containing protein, with amino-acid sequence MKEIPKSFPLRGRPLRFKLGLVALAVCALLYLSILVTLSLSLDAATKAGVIGTTVLAAEIFGLLGTAGVGKEVVQQLGQRLGFKKRKPGQL; translated from the coding sequence ATGAAAGAGATCCCCAAGAGCTTTCCGCTCCGTGGCCGTCCGCTCAGATTCAAGCTCGGACTCGTGGCGTTGGCGGTGTGCGCCCTGCTTTACCTGAGCATCCTGGTTACACTGAGCCTTTCCCTGGACGCCGCGACCAAGGCGGGCGTCATCGGCACCACCGTCCTGGCAGCTGAAATCTTTGGACTGCTGGGAACGGCGGGTGTGGGCAAGGAAGTCGTCCAGCAGCTTGGGCAGCGCCTAGGCTTCAAAAAACGGAAACCGGGGCAGCTCTGA
- a CDS encoding DIP1984 family protein — MKLAEALIDRADLQKRAAQLEVRILANMQVQEGDLPAEDPLLLLNEFLTVTAALESLLPRIHRANLTTTLEGGLTLTEALTRRDMLDLRLRVLRGMAEAATLKQTRYSNSEVRMVAVVPARDLQKQVDVLAQERRELDTRIQQTNWLTDLS, encoded by the coding sequence ATGAAACTCGCCGAGGCCCTGATTGACCGCGCCGACCTGCAAAAGCGGGCGGCGCAACTGGAAGTGCGCATTCTGGCGAACATGCAGGTGCAGGAAGGCGACCTCCCCGCCGAGGACCCCCTGCTGCTGCTGAACGAGTTCCTGACCGTCACAGCGGCGCTGGAAAGTCTCTTGCCCCGCATCCACCGCGCCAACCTGACGACCACGCTGGAAGGCGGCCTCACCCTGACCGAGGCCCTGACGCGCCGCGACATGCTCGACCTGCGCCTCCGCGTGCTGCGCGGCATGGCCGAGGCCGCCACCCTCAAGCAGACGCGCTACAGCAACAGCGAGGTGAGGATGGTCGCGGTGGTCCCTGCCCGCGACCTCCAGAAGCAGGTGGACGTCCTCGCCCAGGAGCGCCGCGAACTGGACACCCGCATTCAGCAGACCAACTGGTTGACCGACCTGTCGTGA
- a CDS encoding replication-associated recombination protein A, translated as MTLFDPPAPLPERLRPRTVAEVVGQSHLLGPGRPLTRLLQSGRLGSLILWGPPGVGKTTLARLIAAEVGAHFIPLSAVSAGVKDVREAVTEAERLRGRGQRTILFLDEIHRFNKAQQDALLPHVESGLLTLIGATTENPSFEVNPALRSRARTLVLEALTQEEVRSLLDRALTDPRGLPGVTASDEALDLLARLAEGDARRALGTLEVAATLTNPVTPEAVTEAFGRHLPAMDKNGEDFYNLISALHKSVRGSHVDASLYWLARMLEGGADAHYVARRIVRMASEDIGLADPQALRLCIAARDAMEFLGSPEGELALAQAVVYLALAPKSNSVYVAWKKVRKAVQEGETLPVPVHLRNAPTSLMRAQGYGQGYAYYFDDPEGSFAQNYLPDGVSLDLYEPTGEGWEARVAERWRKLQAAHGEGQE; from the coding sequence GTGACCCTGTTCGACCCGCCCGCCCCCCTGCCCGAACGCCTGCGCCCGCGCACCGTGGCCGAGGTGGTGGGCCAGTCACACCTGCTGGGGCCGGGCAGGCCGCTGACGCGCCTGCTGCAAAGCGGACGCCTCGGCTCGCTGATTTTGTGGGGACCGCCGGGCGTGGGCAAGACGACGCTGGCACGCCTCATCGCGGCGGAGGTCGGGGCGCATTTCATCCCGCTGTCGGCGGTGTCGGCGGGCGTGAAGGACGTGCGCGAGGCAGTCACGGAAGCCGAGCGGCTGCGGGGCCGGGGCCAGCGCACCATCCTCTTTCTGGACGAGATTCACCGCTTCAACAAGGCGCAGCAGGACGCCCTCCTGCCCCACGTCGAATCCGGCCTGCTGACCCTGATCGGCGCGACCACCGAGAACCCCAGTTTCGAGGTGAACCCGGCGCTGCGCTCGCGGGCGCGGACGCTGGTGCTGGAGGCCCTGACGCAGGAGGAGGTGCGCAGCCTGCTGGACCGGGCGCTGACCGACCCGCGCGGGCTGCCGGGCGTCACGGCCTCCGACGAGGCGCTCGACCTGCTCGCGCGGCTGGCCGAGGGGGACGCGCGGCGGGCGCTGGGGACGCTGGAGGTGGCTGCCACCCTCACCAATCCAGTCACGCCGGAAGCGGTCACAGAGGCCTTCGGGCGGCACCTCCCGGCGATGGACAAGAACGGCGAGGACTTCTACAACCTGATTTCCGCCCTGCACAAGAGTGTGCGTGGGTCGCACGTGGACGCCTCGCTGTACTGGCTGGCACGAATGCTGGAAGGCGGCGCGGACGCCCACTACGTCGCCCGCCGCATCGTGCGGATGGCGTCGGAGGACATCGGCCTGGCGGACCCGCAGGCGCTGCGGCTGTGCATCGCCGCGCGCGACGCGATGGAGTTCCTGGGCAGCCCGGAAGGCGAACTCGCGCTCGCGCAGGCGGTGGTGTATCTCGCCCTCGCGCCCAAGAGCAACAGCGTGTATGTCGCGTGGAAAAAGGTCCGGAAGGCCGTGCAGGAGGGCGAGACTTTGCCCGTGCCGGTTCACCTCCGCAACGCCCCCACCTCGCTGATGCGCGCGCAGGGGTACGGCCAGGGCTACGCCTACTACTTCGACGACCCCGAAGGCAGTTTCGCGCAGAACTACCTGCCCGACGGTGTGAGCCTCGACCTCTACGAACCGACCGGCGAGGGCTGGGAGGCGCGGGTGGCCGAGCGGTGGCGGAAGTTGCAGGCGGCGCACGGGGAGGGGCAGGAATAG
- a CDS encoding DUF1345 domain-containing protein encodes MQVNPWGQYERSALWSAALWAAYISLHALPPVLRIMTALNVANGLYLLLTWWAVQRSTAPVLRQWATRPFPRLLEARPWLDFWLLGGRTGLSFVLSASLLGFLVAAGFLPARANFELSAVQEAWLVGLCLLAVATAWLMAHLAYALHYAFLYYRQPGRPLTFPQDDVPDLMDFAYFAFTVGTTFASSDVEVTSKLVRRTVLGHMLFAFVFNTAILALTLQFSTG; translated from the coding sequence ATGCAGGTCAACCCCTGGGGCCAGTACGAACGCAGCGCGCTGTGGAGCGCGGCGCTGTGGGCCGCCTACATTTCTTTGCACGCCCTGCCCCCGGTGCTGCGGATCATGACGGCGCTGAACGTGGCCAACGGGCTGTACCTGCTGCTGACCTGGTGGGCGGTGCAGCGCAGCACGGCGCCGGTGCTGCGGCAGTGGGCCACCCGGCCGTTTCCCCGGCTGCTGGAAGCCCGTCCCTGGCTGGATTTCTGGCTGCTCGGCGGGCGCACGGGCCTGTCGTTCGTGTTGAGCGCTAGTCTGCTGGGCTTTCTGGTGGCGGCGGGCTTCCTGCCGGCCCGCGCGAACTTCGAGCTGTCGGCGGTGCAGGAGGCGTGGCTGGTGGGCCTCTGCCTGCTGGCGGTCGCCACCGCGTGGCTGATGGCCCACCTGGCCTACGCCCTGCACTACGCCTTCCTGTATTACCGCCAGCCGGGCCGCCCCCTGACCTTTCCGCAAGACGACGTACCGGACTTGATGGACTTCGCGTATTTCGCCTTCACGGTGGGCACGACCTTCGCCAGTTCGGACGTGGAGGTCACCAGCAAGCTGGTGCGGCGCACGGTGCTGGGGCACATGCTGTTCGCCTTCGTGTTCAATACGGCGATCCTGGCGCTGACCCTGCAATTCTCGACGGGCTGA
- a CDS encoding NAD(P)/FAD-dependent oxidoreductase — protein MTSPRPLDAVVVGAGPNGLAAAITLARAGLRVRVLERHARVGGGLSSAPLTLPGFIHDVGSAIHPLGFASPAFREWPLHAFGLDWVQPDAPYGHVLEDGTGVVVERDLEATAQSFGEDAGAWQALFGPLVAGWCGLLDDVLKPLPRLPRHPLTLARFGLRGVPPATLTAHLLKTPEARAVWGGLAAHANLPLGTPGTGAAALLLGTLAHTVGWPFPRGGAQALADALAAYLLFLDGEVETGVEVRSRRDLPAARAVLVDSSPGVLLDLLGDRVTPAYRAWLRRYRYGPGLLKLDYALSGPVPWRDPALRRAGTVHLGGTLEAITGAEAGVARGVAPERPYVLAAQHTPFDPSRAPPGHHTLWAYAHVPPGTPDTYATAIEAQLERAAPGFRDLVLARTTTNARQLQAFSPVFQGGDVNGGQGDLWGLLARPVPTATPYRTPAPGVYLCSSATPPGGGIHGMSGYWAARAVLGDVFGK, from the coding sequence ATGACTTCCCCGCGCCCGCTGGATGCCGTCGTCGTCGGGGCAGGGCCGAACGGGCTGGCCGCCGCCATCACGCTTGCGCGGGCGGGGCTGCGGGTGCGGGTGCTGGAGCGCCACGCGCGGGTAGGCGGGGGCCTGAGCAGCGCCCCCCTCACCCTGCCCGGCTTCATTCACGACGTGGGCAGCGCGATTCATCCGCTGGGGTTCGCCTCGCCCGCCTTCCGCGAGTGGCCCCTGCACGCCTTCGGGCTGGACTGGGTGCAGCCGGATGCTCCTTACGGGCACGTGCTGGAGGACGGCACGGGCGTGGTGGTCGAGCGTGACCTGGAGGCGACCGCGCAGAGCTTCGGGGAAGATGCCGGGGCATGGCAGGCCCTCTTCGGCCCCCTGGTAGCGGGCTGGTGCGGCCTGCTGGACGACGTGTTGAAGCCGCTTCCGCGCCTGCCCCGGCACCCACTGACACTGGCTCGCTTCGGGCTGCGGGGGGTGCCACCGGCTACACTGACGGCACACCTGCTGAAAACGCCGGAGGCGCGGGCGGTGTGGGGGGGGCTGGCCGCCCATGCCAACCTGCCGCTGGGGACGCCGGGAACGGGCGCGGCGGCGCTGCTGCTGGGCACCCTCGCGCACACGGTCGGCTGGCCCTTTCCCCGCGGTGGGGCGCAGGCGCTTGCGGACGCGCTGGCCGCCTACCTGCTATTCCTGGACGGCGAGGTTGAGACGGGGGTGGAGGTGCGCTCACGGCGCGACCTGCCCGCCGCCCGCGCTGTGCTGGTAGATTCCAGCCCCGGCGTGCTGCTAGACCTGCTGGGGGACCGGGTGACGCCCGCCTACCGCGCCTGGCTGCGCCGCTACCGCTACGGCCCCGGCCTGCTGAAGCTCGACTACGCGCTAAGTGGCCCCGTGCCCTGGCGCGACCCCGCGCTCAGGCGGGCTGGAACGGTGCATCTCGGCGGCACGCTGGAGGCCATCACTGGGGCCGAGGCGGGCGTGGCGCGGGGAGTGGCCCCGGAGCGGCCCTACGTGCTGGCCGCCCAGCACACGCCCTTCGACCCCAGCCGTGCGCCCCCAGGACACCACACCCTCTGGGCCTACGCCCACGTGCCGCCCGGTACGCCCGACACCTACGCCACTGCCATCGAAGCCCAGCTGGAACGCGCCGCCCCCGGCTTCCGCGACCTCGTGCTGGCCCGTACCACGACGAACGCGCGGCAGCTTCAGGCCTTCAGCCCGGTCTTTCAGGGCGGCGACGTGAACGGCGGCCAGGGCGACCTGTGGGGCCTGCTCGCCCGCCCCGTGCCCACGGCGACCCCGTACCGCACCCCCGCCCCCGGCGTGTACCTGTGCAGCAGTGCCACACCCCCAGGCGGCGGCATCCACGGCATGAGCGGCTACTGGGCGGCGCGGGCGGTGCTGGGGGACGTGTTTGGGAAGTAG
- a CDS encoding M28 family peptidase, whose translation MRQPNVRAVLGALVAGALTLGSFALAAVENDLTTVLKFGPRVTGSAANEQARSYFEEQFRTLGYTTRREAFTYPRFDDLGSDVRVGERLLAGLALQGTAGGEVSAPVVLVPGVGTPEDFRGVDVRGRVAVVQRGQIPFLQKARNALAAGAAGLIVVNNGPGELHGTLGERVELPVLAVTREDGAALREGQPVTLWVRVREGEVRGVNVVASRPGVTQPDVLFGGHLDSVTGAPGANDNLSGSVAVLELARRAANTPLAAHSFFVLFDGEEDGLRGSRVFVKENPGLVQHLKAMFNFDMVGVNAAPLAVGGDSALVDTARQGTPTLGTFPAGGDSDHASFARAGVPVLFFHRGLDEHYHQPGDTLADPALIRGTVDTALRAADAVLGAVSAGK comes from the coding sequence ATGCGTCAACCAAACGTGCGCGCTGTGCTGGGCGCGCTGGTCGCGGGTGCCCTCACCCTGGGTTCCTTTGCCCTGGCGGCCGTCGAGAACGACCTGACGACCGTCCTGAAGTTCGGCCCCCGCGTGACCGGCAGCGCGGCCAACGAGCAGGCCCGCAGCTACTTCGAGGAGCAGTTCCGCACGCTGGGGTACACCACCCGGCGGGAAGCCTTCACCTACCCCCGCTTCGACGACCTCGGCTCGGACGTGCGGGTGGGCGAGCGCCTCCTCGCGGGCCTGGCCCTCCAGGGCACCGCGGGCGGCGAGGTGAGCGCGCCCGTGGTCCTCGTGCCCGGCGTGGGCACGCCCGAGGACTTCCGCGGGGTGGACGTGCGCGGCAGGGTCGCGGTGGTGCAGCGCGGCCAGATTCCCTTCCTCCAGAAAGCCCGGAATGCCCTCGCGGCGGGCGCGGCAGGGCTGATCGTGGTGAACAATGGGCCGGGGGAACTGCACGGCACCCTGGGCGAGCGGGTGGAGTTGCCGGTGCTGGCCGTCACACGTGAGGACGGCGCGGCCCTGCGGGAAGGACAGCCCGTCACGTTGTGGGTGCGCGTGCGCGAGGGCGAGGTGCGCGGCGTGAACGTGGTGGCCTCGCGGCCGGGCGTGACGCAACCCGACGTGCTGTTCGGGGGGCACCTCGATTCCGTCACGGGGGCACCGGGCGCGAACGACAACCTCTCCGGCAGTGTGGCCGTGCTGGAACTAGCCCGCCGGGCAGCGAATACGCCCCTCGCCGCCCACAGTTTCTTCGTGCTGTTCGACGGGGAGGAAGATGGCCTGCGCGGCTCGCGGGTATTCGTGAAGGAGAATCCCGGCCTGGTGCAACACCTGAAGGCCATGTTCAACTTCGACATGGTGGGCGTGAACGCCGCACCCCTCGCGGTGGGCGGAGACAGCGCCCTGGTAGACACCGCGCGGCAGGGAACGCCGACGCTGGGGACCTTCCCGGCGGGCGGGGACAGCGATCACGCCTCCTTTGCCCGCGCGGGTGTGCCGGTCCTGTTCTTCCACCGGGGGCTGGACGAGCACTACCACCAGCCGGGGGATACGCTGGCGGACCCGGCACTGATTCGGGGAACGGTAGACACGGCCCTGAGGGCGGCGGACGCGGTGCTGGGTGCCGTTTCTGCCGGAAAGTGA
- a CDS encoding serine/threonine-protein kinase, giving the protein MEAGATLNDRYVLRALLGEGGSAKVYRAGDLRLDREVAVKVLHPHLPDGDRARFLREVRTLARLTHPGVVPVLDLGEAQDAGGAARVFFTMPLLTGGPVTALGPLEDAPGPLAHFLTAAAFASRALGHVHAQGIVHRDLTPGNILLDDARMPRIMDFGLVALSEHSRHLTRSGVTLGTPAYMAPEQARGVGVGPRSDLYALGAVLYRVACGSPPFVGDSDQSVLFQHVYEQVPDPRDLNPAVPDAVARVLLALLAKKPEDRPESGEAAAHLWALARRDVWVRHARGQYRGGRARTGEHPDGPARAETLGEAWSVPLPGEVTWPAAVVGEGDLLAVGTRGGQLVLMHASGRPYATYAARDEVTAPATFLDGHILYGAWDGTLRRVRLADGQEAWRHQARAEFTGAPTLWAGRVLAASRDGHLHALDARTGELAWAYRAGGPVAASPVVWAGAALLCDENGWLHALDARSGTPLWKVEVGTVHATPALIPTAPGQATLIVPTWPGEVHALSLSAASGRVQLASPDPTLWTYDIEDEIWAAPAVTQGAVTHGLVVVAGWGGTVRALRLEDGEDVWSHTLEGRVTASPVLSAGLVFLASEAGELAALDVQTGAVRWSRREREGVQATPLAAAGALYVAFMNGTLRAYREGPPPS; this is encoded by the coding sequence ATGGAGGCTGGCGCGACCCTCAACGACCGCTACGTGCTGCGCGCCCTGCTGGGCGAGGGCGGCAGCGCGAAGGTCTACCGCGCAGGTGACCTGCGGCTCGACCGCGAGGTGGCCGTCAAGGTGCTGCACCCCCACCTCCCCGACGGCGACCGCGCCCGCTTTCTGCGCGAGGTGCGGACGCTGGCCCGCCTGACGCACCCCGGCGTGGTGCCGGTGCTGGACCTGGGCGAGGCGCAGGACGCGGGGGGAGCCGCGCGCGTGTTCTTCACGATGCCGCTGCTGACGGGCGGCCCGGTGACGGCCCTCGGCCCGCTGGAGGACGCGCCGGGGCCGCTGGCGCACTTCCTGACGGCGGCGGCCTTCGCCTCGCGCGCGCTGGGGCATGTCCATGCCCAGGGCATCGTCCACCGGGACCTGACACCGGGCAACATCCTGCTGGACGACGCGCGGATGCCGCGCATCATGGATTTCGGGCTGGTGGCCCTCAGCGAGCATTCGCGCCACCTCACCCGCAGCGGCGTCACGCTGGGCACGCCCGCCTACATGGCCCCCGAACAGGCGCGCGGGGTGGGCGTGGGGCCGCGCAGTGACCTCTACGCGCTGGGGGCGGTGCTGTACCGGGTGGCCTGCGGCTCGCCGCCCTTCGTGGGCGACAGCGACCAGAGCGTGCTGTTCCAGCATGTCTACGAGCAGGTACCCGACCCCCGCGACCTGAATCCCGCCGTGCCCGACGCGGTGGCGCGGGTGCTGCTGGCCCTGCTTGCCAAGAAGCCCGAGGACCGCCCCGAAAGCGGCGAGGCCGCCGCGCACCTGTGGGCACTCGCGCGGCGCGACGTGTGGGTGAGGCACGCGCGCGGTCAGTACCGGGGGGGCCGCGCCCGCACCGGCGAACACCCCGACGGCCCCGCCCGTGCAGAGACGCTCGGCGAGGCCTGGAGTGTGCCCCTCCCCGGCGAGGTGACGTGGCCCGCCGCCGTCGTGGGCGAGGGCGACCTGCTGGCGGTCGGCACGCGCGGCGGGCAACTGGTGCTGATGCACGCCTCCGGGCGGCCCTACGCGACCTACGCCGCCCGCGACGAGGTGACGGCCCCGGCGACTTTCCTGGACGGCCACATCTTGTACGGGGCCTGGGACGGCACCCTGCGCCGCGTGCGGCTCGCGGACGGGCAGGAAGCGTGGCGGCACCAGGCCCGCGCCGAGTTCACGGGTGCGCCGACCCTCTGGGCGGGCCGCGTGCTGGCCGCCAGCCGCGACGGGCACCTGCACGCGCTGGACGCCCGCACCGGCGAACTCGCCTGGGCCTACCGCGCGGGCGGCCCGGTCGCCGCCTCCCCGGTGGTCTGGGCGGGGGCGGCCCTGCTGTGCGACGAGAACGGCTGGCTGCACGCGCTGGATGCCCGCAGCGGCACGCCCCTCTGGAAGGTGGAGGTGGGCACCGTCCACGCCACCCCCGCCCTGATTCCGACCGCGCCGGGACAGGCCACCCTGATCGTCCCCACCTGGCCCGGCGAGGTCCACGCCCTGAGCCTGAGTGCCGCGTCCGGCCGCGTGCAGCTCGCCTCGCCCGACCCCACCCTCTGGACCTACGACATCGAGGACGAAATCTGGGCCGCGCCTGCCGTGACTCAAGGGGCCGTCACGCACGGGCTGGTCGTGGTGGCCGGGTGGGGCGGCACCGTGCGCGCCCTGCGCCTGGAGGACGGCGAGGACGTGTGGTCGCACACCCTGGAAGGCCGCGTCACCGCCAGCCCCGTCCTGAGTGCCGGGCTGGTCTTCCTCGCGTCGGAGGCGGGCGAGCTGGCCGCGCTGGACGTGCAGACCGGGGCCGTGCGCTGGAGCCGGCGCGAGCGCGAGGGCGTGCAGGCGACGCCGCTGGCCGCTGCCGGGGCGCTCTACGTGGCCTTTATGAACGGGACGCTGCGGGCGTACCGGGAGGGGCCGCCGCCCTCCTGA
- a CDS encoding twin-arginine translocase TatA/TatE family subunit, producing the protein MPNIGAPELFVILIVALLVFGPKKLPEMGKSLGAGIREFRKSTQGLKEELEGSLRETPAQAAPPAQTVVAQAVVPPIAQAQAATPVAPQAVIPQTVTPAAATDDVQRS; encoded by the coding sequence ATGCCCAACATCGGTGCTCCCGAACTTTTTGTCATCCTGATCGTCGCGCTGCTCGTGTTCGGCCCCAAGAAGCTGCCCGAGATGGGCAAGAGCCTGGGCGCGGGCATCCGCGAATTCCGCAAGAGTACCCAGGGCCTCAAGGAGGAACTGGAAGGCAGCCTGCGCGAGACGCCCGCCCAGGCCGCGCCTCCCGCCCAGACGGTGGTCGCCCAGGCCGTCGTGCCGCCGATTGCCCAGGCCCAGGCCGCGACCCCGGTGGCTCCCCAGGCCGTCATCCCCCAGACGGTCACGCCCGCTGCGGCCACCGACGACGTGCAGCGTTCCTGA
- a CDS encoding DUF4127 family protein, with protein sequence MRRLFPLLSALLLAPPVGAQILVPLDSRPATRVLPALIAGVDGGQVEVPPADLLGNAERGADPAALAAWLNAQPTDQPLVVALDAFAYGGLVQSRSSPLTAPQALARLQPVRDWQARTHQPVYAFITLPREPDATDRARNLAVVREMLNWARDGVFKELHVTWDDALPGSPAPAEGAALAKEAPANVRVYPGADEVLSLLVARAEAPAERTVRVEYSDPAKARAVIKYEGIPLTQSAANHAQASSFRVVDSGPADLTLYVYNGGDPRQAALRVSALLRRGPVAVADVAQVNLGNTRLWSDLATLRQHANLRALAAWGTPGNNLGTALAHARLSLEGADPLRQDALLAREYANDVIYSAEVRAALRQAIPEAELNTPEGQARLLALARDYFPLRVGLTYRLEDASLPWGRSFEWDFDLEGH encoded by the coding sequence ATGAGGCGTCTTTTCCCGCTGCTGTCCGCGCTGCTGCTCGCCCCGCCGGTGGGCGCGCAGATTCTCGTGCCGCTCGACTCGCGCCCGGCGACGCGGGTGCTTCCGGCCCTGATAGCGGGGGTGGACGGCGGTCAGGTGGAGGTGCCCCCCGCCGACCTCTTGGGCAACGCGGAGCGTGGGGCCGACCCGGCGGCGCTGGCGGCCTGGCTGAATGCCCAACCCACCGACCAGCCGCTGGTGGTCGCGCTGGATGCCTTTGCCTACGGGGGCCTGGTGCAGTCGCGCAGCAGCCCGCTGACCGCGCCGCAGGCCCTGGCCCGCCTCCAGCCCGTCCGGGACTGGCAGGCCCGGACGCATCAGCCGGTTTACGCCTTCATCACCCTGCCGCGCGAACCCGACGCCACCGACCGGGCGCGGAACCTGGCCGTGGTGCGCGAGATGCTGAACTGGGCGCGGGACGGGGTGTTCAAGGAACTGCACGTCACCTGGGACGACGCCCTCCCCGGCAGCCCCGCCCCGGCAGAGGGTGCGGCGCTGGCAAAGGAGGCCCCCGCCAACGTGCGCGTCTACCCCGGGGCCGACGAGGTGCTGAGCTTGCTGGTGGCCCGCGCCGAGGCCCCGGCCGAGCGCACCGTGCGCGTGGAGTACAGCGACCCGGCGAAGGCGCGTGCCGTTATCAAGTACGAGGGCATCCCCCTGACGCAGAGCGCGGCGAACCATGCCCAGGCCAGCAGCTTCCGTGTGGTGGATTCCGGCCCGGCCGACCTCACGCTGTACGTGTACAACGGCGGCGATCCGCGCCAGGCGGCCCTGCGGGTCAGTGCCCTGCTGCGGCGCGGCCCGGTCGCCGTCGCGGACGTGGCGCAGGTGAACCTGGGCAACACGCGGCTGTGGTCCGACCTCGCCACCCTGCGCCAGCATGCCAATCTGCGTGCGCTGGCTGCCTGGGGCACGCCCGGCAACAACCTGGGCACCGCGCTGGCCCACGCCCGCCTCTCGCTGGAGGGGGCCGACCCGCTGCGCCAGGACGCCCTGCTCGCCCGCGAGTACGCCAACGACGTGATCTACAGCGCCGAGGTGCGCGCTGCCCTTCGCCAGGCCATTCCCGAGGCCGAGCTGAACACCCCGGAGGGCCAGGCCAGGCTGCTGGCCCTCGCCCGCGATTATTTCCCCCTGCGCGTCGGCCTGACCTACCGCCTGGAGGATGCCTCGCTGCCCTGGGGCCGCTCCTTCGAATGGGACTTCGACCTGGAGGGGCATTGA